Sequence from the Methanocella sp. genome:
GCGTGCGGTGCCCACACCGCCACTTTTGTAATGAATGGATACCGGGATGCCAGGAGCAAGGCCAGCTCGGCGCCTTTGGACATGCCCAGAAGCTGTATCGCCTTACCGCCTGTGATAGGATTTTCGGACAGCCACTTGAATACCCTTTCAAAATATTCCAGCGGTATCTCCGACAGCTGCGCGGGCAACCCCTTCTCACCAAAATATGGCAGGGATAGAACATTAAAGCCATGGGAAGCGAGTGCCGCCGCGACGGGCATGTTCGGGCCGAGGCCGCTGCCCGAGCCGCCCAGGAATACGATCGTTTGGTTGTTCTTATCATCCGTGTAGAATAAGTCTCCGACGAATTCTTCCCTGATCCCCAGGCGTTTAATATCCGGCGATTTGAACAATCTTTCCAGCTTTGCCGTTGTCCTATCCGGCCCATTTTCGGCCACGATGTCGATGAACAGATTCTCATCCACGGAGATGTTCTGGCCTATATCCTTAATGTCACCCGAGACCAGACCCATGGATGCGATAAGGCCCATGCCATCAACGTAGTCGTAGGTTCCGGCATCGGGTTTTTGCTTTGACAGGTCGACATTGCCGCCCTGATCAGCCGTAAACCAGGCGAAGGATTCGAGCACCACGGTTTTCGCCCATGGCAAACTCATCGACGCGCTTATTTTAACCTTTTCAGATGCCGGTAGCCCCGATACGCGGATACTGACCTTCTCGTCGCATAAGGCCACCAGCGGTTGTATTTCTAACTTCATTCTAAATACCTCCGGACATATTTTACAGGCATTTCCAATCAAACCCGGTTTTCAATTTCACTATCCTTTGAATTCCACGGCTTCCTCAAAGCCGTCCTGCTCTTCCCCATCAAAGCGATATAGCTTTTTCAACAGGCTCCAGAGCGTATGCAACTCTTCGAGGGTAAAATCCCTGAAAACATCGTCGAATAGTCGATTTCCCCGTTCGCCGTTTTCCAGCAGGGCTTGTTTTCCCGATTCGGTGATCGTGATGTTGTAGGAGCGCCCATCGTATTCGCTCGGCATCATCGCCAAGAACCCCTTGTTTTCCATGTTGGCGACCAGCTGTTTTACATTCTGCTTGGATGTCCCGAGCTTTCGCGCGATATTATTCAACGATGCCCCGTCTTCCGGCAAATGGATGATTGCGATCATCGTCATCATCTGCCTCGACG
This genomic interval carries:
- a CDS encoding acyl-CoA thioesterase/bile acid-CoA:amino acid N-acyltransferase family protein, with the protein product MKLEIQPLVALCDEKVSIRVSGLPASEKVKISASMSLPWAKTVVLESFAWFTADQGGNVDLSKQKPDAGTYDYVDGMGLIASMGLVSGDIKDIGQNISVDENLFIDIVAENGPDRTTAKLERLFKSPDIKRLGIREEFVGDLFYTDDKNNQTIVFLGGSGSGLGPNMPVAAALASHGFNVLSLPYFGEKGLPAQLSEIPLEYFERVFKWLSENPITGGKAIQLLGMSKGAELALLLASRYPFITKVAVWAPHAYCFQGIAFKNVSSWTHGGKQLPFIQLKNRWVFESAIRGMIKNEPFTFTYTYKKGLKVAKNKEAARIKIENSNADLLLFATTDNGMWNTYDGCMQIMDTLRQSNYPHKYDLVIYEGAGEPFYVPYILPAGETTMKMAPRLVLSMGGTLKANAFTKADSWEKTIRFFKNE
- a CDS encoding MarR family winged helix-turn-helix transcriptional regulator encodes the protein PNDKLFLMQQVYATLFSLANKLQVKGDEYLEGLTSRQMMTMIAIIHLPEDGASLNNIARKLGTSKQNVKQLVANMENKGFLAMMPSEYDGRSYNITITESGKQALLENGERGNRLFDDVFRDFTLEELHTLWSLLKKLYRFDGEEQDGFEEAVEFKG